A window from Fibrobacter sp. UWB11 encodes these proteins:
- the glyA gene encoding serine hydroxymethyltransferase: MLKSTLQQTDPEIYNIIQKEAERQEYGIELIASENYTSKAVMEAMGSVLTNKYSEGYVGKRYYGGNEVIDEMEALAIDRCKKLFGCDHVNIQPLSGSPANAAVYFAVLKPGDKVLGLKLDHGGHLSHGHPVNFSGMLYNFVQYEVDKETGRIDMDKVREIALREKPKMILAGFSAYSRNLDWKRFKEIADEVGALTMADISHIAGLIAGKAIDSPVPYFDIVTTTTHKTLRGPRSAIIMCKDRTIQKLVKGELKEVSLAKEIDKGVFPGMQGGPHDHVNAGKAVAFLEALQPEFQVYAKNVIKNAQAMCAEMQKLGYKVISDGTDNHLIVVDMTSKGVSGKEAEVAMEKVGISCSRSTIPFDPRKPMDPSGVRLGTAAITTRGFDEEDTREVARIIDRAIQAKDDEAALAKIREDIVALCKKHPLYK; this comes from the coding sequence ATGCTTAAATCTACATTGCAACAGACAGATCCGGAAATCTATAACATTATCCAGAAGGAAGCCGAACGCCAGGAATATGGTATCGAACTTATCGCTTCTGAAAACTACACTTCCAAGGCTGTGATGGAAGCCATGGGTTCCGTCCTCACCAACAAGTATAGTGAAGGTTACGTTGGCAAGCGCTACTATGGCGGTAACGAAGTTATCGACGAAATGGAAGCTCTCGCTATCGATCGTTGCAAGAAGCTCTTTGGTTGCGACCACGTGAACATCCAGCCGCTTTCCGGTTCTCCGGCTAACGCTGCTGTTTATTTCGCCGTTCTCAAACCGGGTGACAAGGTCCTCGGCCTCAAGCTCGACCACGGTGGACACCTTTCTCACGGCCATCCGGTGAACTTCTCCGGTATGCTCTATAACTTCGTGCAGTACGAAGTCGATAAGGAAACTGGCCGCATCGACATGGACAAGGTTCGCGAAATTGCTCTCCGCGAAAAGCCGAAGATGATTCTCGCTGGTTTCTCTGCCTACAGCCGCAACCTCGACTGGAAGCGCTTCAAGGAAATCGCAGACGAAGTCGGCGCCCTCACCATGGCCGACATTTCTCACATTGCAGGTCTCATCGCCGGTAAGGCTATTGATTCTCCGGTGCCGTATTTCGACATCGTGACGACCACCACCCACAAGACTCTCCGTGGCCCGCGTTCTGCTATCATTATGTGCAAGGACCGTACCATCCAGAAGCTCGTGAAGGGCGAACTCAAGGAAGTTTCCTTGGCTAAGGAAATCGACAAGGGCGTGTTCCCGGGTATGCAGGGTGGTCCGCACGACCACGTGAACGCTGGTAAGGCTGTTGCATTCCTCGAAGCTTTGCAGCCGGAATTCCAGGTCTATGCAAAGAATGTTATCAAGAACGCTCAGGCTATGTGCGCCGAAATGCAGAAGCTCGGCTACAAGGTCATCAGCGATGGCACCGACAACCACCTCATCGTTGTCGATATGACTTCTAAGGGCGTTTCCGGTAAGGAAGCCGAAGTCGCTATGGAAAAGGTCGGCATCTCTTGCAGCCGTTCTACGATTCCGTTCGATCCGCGCAAGCCGATGGACCCGTCTGGTGTCCGTCTTGGTACTGCCGCTATCACGACCCGTGGCTTCGACGAAGAAGACACCCGCGAAGTGGCCCGCATCATCGACCGCGCTATCCAGGCTAAGGACGACGAAGCAGCTCTCGCCAAGATCCGCGAAGACATCGTCGCTCTCTGCAAGAAGCACCCGCTGTACAAGTAA
- a CDS encoding TIGR02147 family protein, which produces MINIFEYLNYREFLKDAYEERHASDWRFSHRYIADKAGFDSSMFNKILQGKRNLTDRIVEVFASIFCSDEREKAYFADMVAFNQAKTHTESRLFLEKLVASKECKVENLAKDQFEYFDHWYHAVVRELVTFYPYVGDDAALGLMVRPPISASQVKSSIALLERLSMIKKNETTGFYEQTQGLVSSGFESYNTAVNAYIQQNLDVAQTAMDRFDRSERNLSTLAFGCDETTYKELVEMVRRFRREVLAKVGACQKPNRVFQLGMQLFPLSDPYPPPQRRGRKRRIRGAEMQQSSGEGASREIVDESRKPAEVQGRQS; this is translated from the coding sequence ATGATCAACATCTTTGAATATCTGAATTATCGCGAATTTTTGAAGGACGCATACGAAGAACGCCATGCGAGTGATTGGCGTTTTAGCCATCGTTATATCGCCGATAAAGCAGGTTTTGATTCATCGATGTTCAATAAGATTTTGCAAGGCAAGCGCAATTTGACCGACCGCATTGTCGAGGTCTTTGCGTCTATCTTTTGCAGTGATGAACGCGAAAAAGCGTACTTTGCTGACATGGTCGCTTTTAACCAGGCGAAAACGCATACCGAAAGTCGCCTGTTCTTAGAAAAGCTTGTGGCTTCTAAGGAATGCAAGGTCGAAAACTTGGCAAAGGACCAGTTTGAATATTTTGACCACTGGTACCACGCCGTTGTTCGTGAACTGGTGACGTTTTATCCGTATGTGGGTGACGATGCAGCCTTGGGGCTCATGGTGCGTCCGCCGATTTCTGCAAGTCAGGTCAAGTCTTCGATTGCGCTTTTGGAACGCCTTTCAATGATTAAGAAAAACGAGACGACTGGCTTTTATGAACAAACGCAAGGCTTGGTTTCAAGTGGTTTTGAATCGTACAATACGGCGGTGAACGCTTACATTCAACAGAATCTGGACGTGGCGCAGACGGCTATGGACCGTTTTGATCGTAGTGAGCGCAATCTTTCGACGCTTGCGTTTGGTTGTGATGAAACGACTTATAAAGAACTTGTGGAAATGGTTCGCCGGTTCCGTCGAGAGGTCTTAGCGAAGGTTGGGGCTTGCCAAAAGCCGAATCGCGTTTTCCAACTGGGCATGCAGCTTTTCCCGCTTTCGGACCCGTATCCGCCGCCGCAAAGGCGCGGGCGCAAACGCCGTATTCGCGGTGCTGAAATGCAACAATCTTCGGGCGAGGGTGCGTCTCGTGAAATTGTGGATGAGTCACGCAAACCTGCCGAAGTTCAAGGGAGGCAATCATGA
- a CDS encoding ABC transporter ATP-binding protein, giving the protein MIELSSVTFRYPKSTSDALSNISLCIPQGSFFALIGPNGAGKTTLLRLLCGRLGSFQGSIKIEDALCNSEGFLNAEKYGVLLENPGVYPKLSIKEYLQYFTGFYGFGEDSWRENGDMLNRCKLLADRLNLPALDKRLETLSLGNRQKVQIVRALLHNPKLLILDEPVANLDPISRDSVWHLLDEWRQETHGTAIVCSHVLAEMDEWATDYAIIDCGRVLKSGRVADIGADVASFKINAAGVSLEQIRAALAAAGISADVNSVQTSLSKIYRDLIH; this is encoded by the coding sequence GTGATTGAACTCTCTTCGGTAACATTTCGTTATCCGAAATCAACATCGGATGCATTGTCGAATATTTCGCTTTGTATTCCGCAGGGTTCTTTTTTTGCCTTGATAGGCCCTAATGGTGCCGGAAAAACGACTCTATTGCGTTTGCTTTGTGGGCGTTTGGGTTCTTTTCAAGGTTCTATCAAAATTGAAGATGCTTTGTGCAATTCCGAAGGCTTTTTGAATGCCGAAAAATATGGCGTCTTGCTAGAAAATCCAGGCGTTTATCCGAAACTTTCCATTAAGGAATACCTCCAGTATTTTACGGGTTTCTACGGCTTTGGCGAAGATTCTTGGCGTGAAAACGGTGATATGTTGAACCGCTGCAAGCTTTTGGCGGATCGATTGAATCTGCCGGCTCTTGATAAGCGCTTGGAAACGCTTTCGCTTGGGAACCGCCAAAAAGTGCAAATTGTCCGCGCGCTTTTGCATAATCCCAAGCTCTTGATTCTCGATGAGCCTGTGGCAAATCTTGATCCGATTTCGAGAGATTCTGTTTGGCATTTGCTTGACGAATGGCGCCAAGAAACTCACGGAACTGCAATTGTTTGCTCGCACGTGCTTGCAGAAATGGATGAATGGGCTACGGATTATGCCATTATCGATTGCGGTCGCGTCTTGAAAAGTGGGCGAGTCGCCGATATCGGTGCTGATGTTGCATCGTTCAAAATCAATGCCGCAGGTGTATCGCTTGAACAAATCCGCGCTGCTCTTGCTGCAGCCGGAATCTCCGCAGACGTTAATTCTGTGCAAACGTCTCTATCGAAAATTTATAGAGATTTAATTCACTAG
- a CDS encoding fibrobacter succinogenes major paralogous domain-containing protein: MNNTYALVLSIAMFFFAACSENDSSVNPSDEMSSSLTSSSNKQEKSSSSSAKSSSSVKPLLSESSKKVDDGSVYDAETNTLKDLRDGQTYKTVKIGNQVWMAENLNYKTVNSYCYNNNDKYCSKYGRLYTWSTAIDSAGVFSENGKGCGYDKECSPTYPVRGICFNGWHIPDASEWNSLFAMASDSIGAKLKSAWGWNRGSENGSDLFGFSALPAGYRDFLGSFYGDCTEAFFWSATEHDWYKARYVGLQKHNGDGAQWGFEKDYAFSVRCIKD; encoded by the coding sequence ATGAATAATACTTATGCACTTGTTTTGTCTATCGCGATGTTTTTCTTTGCTGCGTGCAGCGAAAATGATTCATCTGTGAATCCGAGTGATGAAATGAGTTCCTCTCTAACTTCTTCATCTAATAAACAAGAAAAGTCTAGTAGCAGTTCCGCAAAATCAAGCAGTTCTGTAAAACCTTTATTAAGTGAGTCCTCAAAAAAAGTTGATGATGGCAGTGTGTATGATGCAGAGACAAATACGCTCAAAGATTTGCGCGATGGACAAACGTACAAAACGGTGAAAATAGGTAATCAGGTTTGGATGGCGGAGAACCTGAACTACAAAACTGTAAATAGCTATTGCTATAACAATAACGACAAATATTGCTCTAAGTATGGACGACTTTATACTTGGTCGACTGCAATAGATAGTGCCGGTGTATTCAGTGAAAATGGCAAAGGCTGCGGTTATGACAAGGAATGTTCGCCGACATATCCGGTGCGTGGGATTTGCTTTAATGGATGGCATATTCCTGATGCTAGTGAATGGAACAGCTTGTTTGCGATGGCGAGCGATTCCATAGGGGCGAAACTTAAATCTGCATGGGGCTGGAATCGTGGCAGTGAAAATGGCTCAGATTTATTCGGCTTCTCGGCGCTTCCTGCAGGTTACAGAGATTTTCTTGGTAGTTTCTATGGAGATTGTACCGAAGCGTTTTTTTGGAGTGCAACCGAACATGATTGGTATAAAGCTCGCTATGTAGGGTTGCAAAAACACAATGGAGATGGGGCCCAATGGGGGTTCGAAAAGGACTATGCCTTTTCAGTCCGTTGCATTAAGGATTAA
- a CDS encoding right-handed parallel beta-helix repeat-containing protein: protein MKKEWMMVARMRAYVLFGALAVFLAACGDNKVAGGTEAESTIALYIQMADGTPASMARVRILPDDYLSSGPAEQTWNETNEDGHVLFEVRKGRYTIEARNVSETDASGAVHSIALDAKADSKVDTIKLGELTSIEGYVVLGESPVVRVAGLDRYVVPDSTGHFVIDSLPQGSFDVQIGDPDEVHSTLVQSNAGDTLFVDGSDVASDIKVVKPEIATATEYPESDWSAHEALLKQIQGYAVGTLGATGKTDSTGKIEKVEGEVCIVTTTEDLIDVVDSSKVDSLGNYGTKVALSQGSFRECAEKDTPVWILFEKDGTYNLRSPLRIKSDKTVDGRGRDIRITGMGVLTNESSNLIFENLTFTAPAITAHDTTSRRALSIHNRTHHVWVDHCTFEEYPLILVDVKRGSNAVTLSWNRFENAQSGILFGLEPDIFIDSAQTLTLHHNYFSNLELRGVLARRGKIHAYNNFIYGVGDAGMECSDYAACYIEGNVYNNDVPVRGYRLKNEDGSLDESTVGFVYMDSNTFGRGGEELAGDAQGYKPDYKVSVDEAGAELAVRVKNEAGPR from the coding sequence ATGAAAAAGGAATGGATGATGGTTGCTCGAATGCGTGCATACGTTTTATTCGGTGCATTGGCTGTATTCCTTGCTGCTTGTGGTGACAATAAAGTTGCCGGTGGAACAGAAGCCGAATCGACAATTGCTTTGTACATACAAATGGCGGATGGAACGCCCGCTTCGATGGCGCGCGTCCGCATTTTGCCTGATGACTACCTTTCTAGCGGCCCTGCGGAACAAACTTGGAACGAAACCAATGAGGATGGGCACGTTTTGTTCGAAGTCCGCAAAGGTCGCTACACCATTGAAGCTCGCAATGTGAGCGAAACAGATGCCTCGGGTGCAGTGCATTCTATAGCGCTTGATGCCAAGGCCGATTCCAAGGTTGATACCATCAAGTTGGGCGAACTAACGTCTATTGAAGGCTATGTAGTCCTTGGTGAATCGCCTGTTGTCCGCGTGGCGGGTCTTGACCGTTATGTTGTTCCTGATAGTACAGGACATTTTGTAATTGACTCGCTTCCGCAGGGGAGTTTCGATGTGCAAATTGGTGACCCTGATGAAGTTCATTCGACGTTAGTGCAGTCCAATGCAGGTGATACTTTATTTGTTGACGGCTCCGATGTGGCTTCGGACATCAAGGTCGTAAAGCCTGAAATCGCAACAGCAACAGAATATCCCGAGAGCGACTGGAGTGCTCATGAAGCCTTGCTCAAACAAATTCAAGGCTATGCAGTTGGAACGCTTGGTGCTACTGGAAAAACCGACAGCACGGGAAAAATTGAGAAAGTGGAAGGCGAAGTTTGCATTGTCACGACAACTGAAGATTTAATTGATGTTGTCGACTCTTCAAAGGTGGATTCGTTGGGAAATTACGGAACTAAGGTCGCCTTGTCCCAGGGCTCTTTCCGTGAATGCGCCGAGAAGGATACTCCAGTCTGGATTCTCTTTGAAAAAGATGGAACGTACAATTTGCGTTCGCCATTGCGCATAAAGTCTGATAAAACTGTGGATGGTCGTGGGCGTGATATTCGCATTACGGGCATGGGGGTTTTGACAAATGAATCGTCCAATCTTATTTTTGAAAACTTGACTTTTACGGCGCCTGCGATAACAGCTCATGATACAACAAGCCGTCGCGCTCTCTCGATTCATAACCGCACGCACCATGTCTGGGTGGACCATTGCACGTTTGAAGAGTATCCGCTAATCTTGGTTGATGTCAAGCGAGGCTCGAATGCGGTCACGCTCTCGTGGAACCGTTTTGAAAATGCACAGTCCGGCATTTTATTTGGGCTTGAACCGGACATTTTCATCGATTCTGCGCAGACATTGACTTTGCACCACAATTATTTCTCGAATTTGGAACTTCGTGGTGTGCTTGCTCGTCGTGGTAAAATCCACGCCTACAACAATTTCATTTACGGCGTGGGCGATGCCGGAATGGAATGTTCTGATTATGCGGCTTGCTACATCGAGGGCAATGTCTACAATAACGATGTGCCAGTTCGGGGATATCGCCTGAAAAACGAAGATGGCTCGCTGGACGAATCAACGGTTGGATTTGTCTACATGGATTCGAATACGTTTGGTCGTGGTGGCGAGGAACTTGCTGGCGATGCCCAGGGCTATAAGCCCGATTACAAGGTTTCTGTTGATGAAGCTGGTGCAGAACTTGCCGTTCGTGTGAAAAACGAAGCCGGTCCCCGGTAG
- a CDS encoding FISUMP domain-containing protein, translating into MKLFCCKISGLRFCVICGALLVFTACQDNSSSVIDSTPKAVDSTPRKIDFTTSSSRVPVVYDEDPKFVCSDSTKIFGEFTDVRDGHVYKTVKIGDQVWMAENLEYNRERYTGDSKYYYSWVDAVGGIAAGCSGERPALYIGEYVYKNHFVYDGVTFENCPIARPARGLCPDGWRIPTTDDVQTLLDYAGGSRYAGKYLKSTTGWSGVGNGVDCFGFSALPSYSKDYATGLHEDLHILTDEPKALYMSYENAFAYFTSVTTYEASGYVVRCIQGDGNYGLDLPMDRAEKTYTGPFESFTDSRDGHVYKTVDIGGWVWMAENLSYGSKETYTYEEMINAPVTGCYLDSLIWGDDYGMWNYCSAKQPIQGICPDGWHVPSYYEWRVLSAFVNGLNNATNFVEGTFTGPMLKSTSGWPDGKNGLDAYGFGAKPPEGKDQIRFWSSSNAPTRGDWFGNIVLKIGADSAGLETDGIGNSYEAYVRCLKDDESQMQTSSSPLGFSIKPEKPATYSGEYGKFTDERDGNVYRTVDIDGTVWFADNLKYEVPNALSFCNCADTTSCDSRGRLYPWNVAKNACPAGWRLPSVEEANHLLMLAAQAKYDLGGFDYAENFLKDTVGWEYKEGYNTFGFSAVPAGEMHFRLDTNSVLIDEFCNAPKGYGNVGVRINAEYWVDGENANGAHACFSVDVSGFNESVSWALRSPYSIDTYNLAFSVRCVKE; encoded by the coding sequence ATGAAGTTGTTTTGTTGCAAAATTTCCGGCCTCAGATTTTGTGTGATTTGTGGCGCATTGCTTGTTTTTACGGCTTGCCAAGATAATTCATCTTCGGTTATTGATTCAACCCCTAAAGCTGTTGATTCTACTCCTAGAAAAATTGATTTCACAACGTCTAGTTCGCGGGTTCCAGTCGTTTATGATGAGGATCCGAAATTTGTGTGCTCCGATTCTACAAAAATTTTTGGTGAATTTACGGATGTTCGTGACGGGCATGTTTATAAGACCGTTAAAATTGGGGATCAAGTTTGGATGGCGGAAAACTTGGAGTATAATCGTGAAAGATATACGGGTGATTCGAAGTATTATTATTCCTGGGTTGATGCTGTTGGGGGAATAGCTGCGGGTTGCTCTGGCGAACGTCCTGCTTTATATATCGGGGAGTATGTTTATAAAAATCATTTTGTCTATGACGGTGTAACATTTGAAAATTGCCCTATTGCACGGCCTGCTCGTGGCCTATGCCCTGATGGCTGGCGCATCCCAACTACGGATGATGTTCAAACATTGCTTGATTATGCTGGGGGCTCGAGATATGCAGGTAAGTATCTGAAATCAACTACTGGATGGAGTGGTGTTGGAAACGGGGTAGATTGTTTTGGCTTCAGTGCTTTGCCGTCCTATAGTAAGGATTATGCAACTGGTCTCCATGAAGATTTGCATATTCTGACTGATGAACCCAAAGCGTTGTACATGTCTTATGAAAATGCTTTTGCGTATTTTACTTCTGTGACAACTTATGAAGCGAGCGGATATGTAGTCCGTTGTATTCAGGGGGATGGAAATTACGGTTTAGATTTACCGATGGACCGTGCCGAGAAAACTTACACTGGGCCTTTTGAATCGTTTACAGATTCCCGCGATGGGCATGTTTATAAAACAGTCGATATTGGCGGTTGGGTCTGGATGGCCGAAAATTTATCTTATGGTTCCAAAGAAACTTACACTTATGAAGAAATGATAAATGCTCCAGTTACGGGGTGCTATTTGGATAGTTTAATATGGGGCGATGATTATGGAATGTGGAACTATTGCTCTGCTAAACAACCGATTCAGGGAATTTGTCCTGATGGCTGGCATGTACCGAGTTATTATGAATGGAGAGTCCTTAGTGCTTTTGTAAATGGTTTAAACAATGCGACAAATTTTGTAGAAGGAACTTTTACGGGACCGATGCTGAAATCAACGAGTGGTTGGCCTGATGGAAAAAATGGTCTTGATGCATACGGCTTTGGAGCTAAGCCTCCCGAAGGAAAAGATCAGATTCGCTTTTGGTCTTCGTCGAATGCGCCCACTAGGGGGGATTGGTTCGGCAATATCGTTTTGAAAATTGGTGCTGACAGTGCCGGGTTAGAAACAGATGGAATTGGAAATTCCTATGAGGCTTATGTTCGTTGTCTCAAAGATGATGAAAGCCAAATGCAAACGTCTTCGTCTCCTTTAGGTTTTTCTATAAAGCCCGAAAAACCAGCAACTTATTCTGGCGAGTATGGTAAGTTTACGGATGAACGAGATGGCAATGTCTATAGGACTGTTGATATTGATGGTACCGTTTGGTTTGCAGATAACTTAAAATATGAAGTTCCGAATGCGTTGTCTTTTTGCAATTGTGCCGATACGACATCGTGTGATAGCCGTGGTCGCTTGTATCCTTGGAATGTGGCGAAAAATGCGTGTCCTGCTGGTTGGCGTTTGCCTTCTGTAGAAGAGGCTAATCATTTATTGATGCTTGCCGCTCAAGCTAAATACGACTTGGGTGGTTTTGATTATGCTGAAAATTTTTTAAAGGATACTGTAGGTTGGGAATATAAAGAAGGCTACAATACATTCGGATTTAGTGCTGTTCCTGCGGGTGAAATGCATTTCCGTTTAGATACAAACTCTGTGCTTATCGATGAATTCTGTAATGCTCCTAAAGGATATGGCAACGTAGGCGTGAGGATAAATGCTGAATATTGGGTCGATGGTGAAAATGCTAATGGGGCTCATGCGTGTTTTTCTGTTGATGTGTCAGGATTTAATGAATCCGTTTCTTGGGCGCTTCGTTCCCCTTATTCTATCGATACATATAATTTAGCCTTCTCGGTTCGCTGCGTTAAGGAATAG
- a CDS encoding fibrobacter succinogenes major paralogous domain-containing protein yields MNRSFAIFVLLALSFATDAFCGILTDSRDGQTYRTVKIGNQEWMAENLNYETANSYCYKDSVSNCTKYGRLYTWAAAKTACPSGWHLPTEVEFKELVATVGGSSTAGKMLKSTSGWDDDEGESGNGTDAYLFTALPAGEWSDNGGIYREEGLYAFFWGSTDDGIAYSMHLRYHDDIAGLGYGHKDTGHSVRCIKGLEVKKRTTLVGIFISFCQCILWCLKYLF; encoded by the coding sequence ATGAATCGTTCTTTTGCCATCTTTGTGTTGCTTGCGTTGTCGTTTGCGACGGACGCTTTTTGCGGCATCTTGACTGATTCTCGTGATGGTCAAACTTACAGGACGGTGAAAATCGGCAATCAGGAATGGATGGCGGAAAATCTCAACTACGAGACCGCAAATTCCTACTGCTACAAGGATAGCGTGTCCAACTGCACCAAGTACGGTCGCCTTTACACTTGGGCTGCTGCGAAAACCGCTTGTCCGAGCGGCTGGCATTTGCCGACAGAGGTCGAATTTAAAGAGCTAGTTGCTACTGTTGGTGGTTCTAGTACAGCAGGCAAGATGCTCAAGTCCACTAGCGGCTGGGATGATGATGAAGGGGAAAGCGGCAATGGTACGGATGCCTACTTGTTCACGGCGTTGCCTGCTGGCGAATGGTCCGACAACGGTGGGATTTACCGTGAAGAGGGCCTTTATGCGTTCTTCTGGGGTTCTACTGATGATGGTATCGCGTACAGTATGCACTTGCGCTACCACGACGACATTGCAGGCCTGGGTTACGGCCACAAGGACACCGGACACTCTGTCCGTTGTATCAAAGGTTTAGAGGTGAAAAAAAGAACGACGCTCGTAGGGATTTTTATATCATTCTGTCAATGTATATTGTGGTGTCTAAAATACCTTTTTTGA
- a CDS encoding BamA/TamA family outer membrane protein: protein MILLICALLFFSSFAFADNDDKNPWSVNISGNKIFSKFQLNEQLDIPDEFGQLDTIKQDFLMRLSSENVRALYYSRGYYSLDLKLIIQREQLSNGSIQRNYYISVSEGECYRFNEAKIISASDDSIPIDLSTLKITKHQYYNQEDLSEDLQDIQKAYRKQGNLHVYISSEELVDTTAKVVNVNINVNPGPKVLMGNIVTTTQRIMNKNEKKTEPEQGLTDTAWLSSLWRIKKGDIIDGNQYFNFKSKLYSTQLFTQVKLNDELREDGLSDVHLDVIERVPGEARYGFFFEEVYGFGALFYADHKNFFGKFNEFSTNFQIAQNKQEITLGYANPLLFGTAFTFIPTAIRFVDRLSFNHEKITPPAYPDSVEERYEIINRGDLTFGITNNIKFRSSIDTRYVNKNHDELFKLKGEIGLTFDYTNDYFNPTKGFRFMPTVGLGTNFNVKSDNSGYSDDQDGHIYTYSEATLNIYVPLFWTLYGALSGSIGSFFNKAIEDDARMFYQGGSRSVRGYRFRSVFASYTTKDTVAVKTESGSDSSEVKDNIHTALTPMYFRINEELRWTLPWKSLRSWQIVQFFDWAKVVDIKDNTYEDGQEASIGLGIRYQWQFLTFRLDYAIVKGLMTNENCSDSESTNCRNHKKKKGFDWNRIAFDLSQAF, encoded by the coding sequence ATGATTTTACTGATTTGCGCATTATTGTTTTTTTCGTCGTTTGCGTTTGCTGATAATGATGACAAGAATCCTTGGTCCGTCAACATCAGCGGAAATAAGATTTTCTCGAAATTCCAGCTGAACGAACAGCTCGACATTCCCGATGAATTCGGACAGCTTGATACGATTAAGCAAGACTTTTTGATGCGCCTTTCTTCGGAAAACGTACGAGCGCTTTATTATTCCCGTGGTTATTACAGCCTCGATTTAAAGCTGATTATTCAACGCGAGCAGTTATCGAACGGTTCCATCCAACGCAACTACTACATTTCTGTTAGCGAAGGAGAATGTTACCGATTTAACGAAGCAAAAATTATTTCTGCAAGCGACGATTCTATTCCCATCGACTTGAGCACGCTAAAGATTACAAAGCACCAGTACTACAACCAAGAAGACCTTTCTGAAGATTTGCAGGACATTCAAAAAGCGTACCGCAAACAAGGTAATTTACACGTTTATATTTCATCGGAAGAACTTGTCGATACTACCGCCAAAGTTGTCAATGTAAACATCAATGTCAATCCGGGGCCAAAAGTTTTGATGGGCAACATCGTCACCACGACACAGCGCATCATGAACAAAAACGAGAAAAAGACTGAGCCGGAACAAGGCCTCACCGACACCGCATGGCTTTCTTCTCTTTGGCGAATCAAAAAAGGCGATATCATTGACGGTAACCAGTATTTCAACTTCAAGAGCAAACTTTACTCCACCCAGCTATTTACGCAAGTCAAGCTAAACGACGAACTTCGCGAAGACGGTCTCTCTGACGTTCACTTGGATGTTATCGAACGCGTCCCCGGCGAAGCGAGATACGGCTTTTTCTTCGAAGAAGTTTACGGTTTTGGAGCTTTATTCTACGCCGACCATAAAAACTTCTTTGGGAAGTTCAACGAATTTTCAACGAACTTCCAAATTGCACAAAACAAGCAAGAAATCACGCTCGGCTATGCAAACCCGCTTTTGTTCGGAACTGCATTTACATTCATTCCGACAGCAATCCGCTTTGTAGACCGTCTCTCGTTCAACCATGAAAAAATCACCCCGCCCGCCTACCCCGACAGTGTTGAAGAACGTTACGAAATCATCAACCGCGGCGACTTGACATTCGGCATCACAAACAACATTAAATTCCGTAGTTCCATCGATACGCGATACGTGAACAAAAATCACGATGAACTTTTCAAGCTCAAAGGCGAAATCGGTCTGACTTTCGACTACACCAACGATTACTTCAATCCGACCAAAGGATTCCGCTTTATGCCTACGGTGGGTCTTGGCACAAACTTTAACGTGAAATCAGACAACAGCGGATATTCGGACGACCAAGATGGCCACATTTATACTTATAGCGAAGCTACATTAAACATCTACGTTCCCTTATTCTGGACTCTTTATGGAGCGCTCAGCGGAAGTATCGGTAGCTTTTTCAACAAAGCTATCGAAGACGACGCCCGCATGTTCTATCAAGGCGGTTCCCGTTCTGTACGCGGTTACCGATTCCGCAGCGTTTTCGCAAGCTACACGACAAAAGACACGGTTGCAGTCAAGACCGAAAGTGGCAGCGATTCCTCGGAAGTTAAAGACAACATCCATACAGCTCTAACGCCGATGTATTTCCGCATCAACGAAGAACTTCGTTGGACACTTCCTTGGAAATCGTTAAGAAGCTGGCAAATTGTGCAATTCTTTGACTGGGCCAAAGTTGTAGATATAAAAGACAACACTTACGAAGATGGTCAAGAAGCAAGTATTGGCTTAGGCATACGCTATCAATGGCAATTCCTGACGTTCCGCCTTGATTATGCAATAGTAAAAGGCCTCATGACCAACGAAAACTGTAGTGACAGCGAAAGCACCAACTGCAGAAATCACAAGAAGAAAAAAGGCTTTGATTGGAATAGAATCGCCTTTGACCTTTCGCAGGCATTCTAG